From Pseudomonadota bacterium:
CCACGGGTACGTGACCGTCGTCGATCCGAGTGTCGCAAGCGCCGGGAAGCGCCAGGAACGGACCGCACGGACTATACAGCGTTCCACATCGGGGTCACCCATGCTCGAAGCAGCGAGGTTCGCGCGCTCGACCTCGCCGCTCGGCGTTATGGTGAAACGGACGGAAACTAGACCCTCGGCTGGCTCCGCCTTTTCGAGAACCTGCGCGTAGCACGCGCGTACCTCTTGCCGATGCGAGTGCACTACCTGAGAGACCACGCTCCTGTCCCCAGCAGAATCCATGGAGTTGGCCTGCTGGCGTGTTCCGAGCAACGGCAAAGTAACTTGCACGGAACGTCCGTCGACTGGGCGGGGAAACACCCAAGAAAGCAGCATCCGAGAGATACACCGCCGCACTTCGACGCTGCCAAGATTGGACTCGCCGAAGTCGACGCTGTGCGTCGACCCGTAAGGACCGATCACGAAGCGTGCGGCAAGATGGCCTCCCCGGGCGGCGTTGGTCGCAAGCGCTGCATGACATACACGCAGTTCCGCAAGGTGTGAACGCACGACTTGTTCGATCGCGGGCTTCGAGAGGGCGTCCGAGGCCACTTCCAGTCTGCCAACGACACTAACCGTGGAGGTCACCGCGTTGCTCGGATCAGCGCTCAGGAGCTCGATGCCAGGATACAGATACGCACAGCAGCTAAGGCGCGACGCGCACTCGTAGCGGATCGAACGCCCGCAGCCCCGAGCCACGTAGTCGGTTCGGCCCTGGCGCCGAACGGACACGCCTTCGACATGGCAGGACAAGAAAGCCGCCGCCTTTGCGGCGACCTGGGAAACGCGCGCTTGCTCATCTTGAGGCTTCGGCGCCGGTATGGCCATGGCCGAACCGACCGAGCGCTGGCGTGATGGCGCCAGCCGAGCGGACGATGCAGCCAGCGACGACGGGCTTACCGTACGCGCCGTTACATCCTCACGCCTTGACCCGGGAGCAGCCGGCACCACTGGAGCCGAAACCCCCGACGCG
This genomic window contains:
- a CDS encoding TonB family protein — encoded protein: MLSSRVPGTSLAYGYIDMKAAPAKLRWVELSGGPKHRPRTRYVAHVRENTFVAENLPDGSYSVSAFGGSSGGEPVLLGMLGFRRFVDFRFDVPPRSRSQRVTIEGPGAYFMGTYRYVPLEAPLPADAGWVRIVRSWGRARAEGVIRRAGGFRLQRAPAPPQHVIRKAAARLAKGTRWRGFFGQDAKDSRLDWGFKERPPPTRPRPSRAFVPRSSAYKARRSAASGVSAPVVPAAPGSRREDVTARTVSPSSLAASSARLAPSRQRSVGSAMAIPAPKPQDEQARVSQVAAKAAAFLSCHVEGVSVRRQGRTDYVARGCGRSIRYECASRLSCCAYLYPGIELLSADPSNAVTSTVSVVGRLEVASDALSKPAIEQVVRSHLAELRVCHAALATNAARGGHLAARFVIGPYGSTHSVDFGESNLGSVEVRRCISRMLLSWVFPRPVDGRSVQVTLPLLGTRQQANSMDSAGDRSVVSQVVHSHRQEVRACYAQVLEKAEPAEGLVSVRFTITPSGEVERANLAASSMGDPDVERCIVRAVRSWRFPALATLGSTTVTYPW